In Gossypium hirsutum isolate 1008001.06 chromosome D06, Gossypium_hirsutum_v2.1, whole genome shotgun sequence, one genomic interval encodes:
- the LOC107901840 gene encoding two-pore potassium channel 3 isoform X2, with translation MENDPLLLYASPRKKPTPPSPLFPLPEHNEVSLPVSLTPSELKDRLIFGPSPPPSLSPIDSSPIFDALTSSLQSPRPSSSSSSPPQDTVVNLQDPLLQPTQLNSPTPAPASWLIDPDFIWEKSNLHRSKTAPAMAVLNDVIRSSIPKPQLGSQSIVRQAFVLLVLYLTLGVVIFWFNRHNFLGNETHPVVDALYFCIVTMCTIGYGDIIPNSVATKLFSILFVLVGFGFIDILLSGMVSYVLDLQESYLLRTVEHEGQKKDSARSYIIDVKKGRMRIRMKVGLALGVVVLCIGIGVGVMHFVERLGWLDAFYLSVMSVTTVGYGDRAFKTLPGRIFAAIWLLVSTLAVARAFLYLAEARVDKRHRTMAKWVLGQDMTVSEFLAADIDNNGFVRLLLSSAVHCCFWMHLIGQIRVCDIQAQGDGEGIRKRHYADQREVR, from the exons ATGGAAAATGATCCTTTGCTTCTGTATGCAAGTCCCCGGAAGAAACCAACGCCGCCCTCACCTCTCTTTCCCCTCCCTGAACACAATGAAGTCTCTCTCCCTGTCTCTTTAACTCCATCTGAGCTTAAAGATAGACTCATCTTTGgtccttctcctcctccttccCTTTCTCCCATTGATTCTTCTCCCATCTTTGATGCCTTAACTTCATCTCTTCAATCCCCCcgaccttcttcttcttcttcttctcctcctcaAGACACTGTTGTAAATCTCCAAGACCCTCTTTTGCAGCCAACCCAACTTAATTCACCCACTCCAGCACCAGCTTCATGGTTAATTGACCCAGATTTCATATGGGAAAAATCCAATCTTCACAGGTCCAAAACGGCACCTGCCATGGCTGTTTTAAATGATGTCATCCGCTCTTCAATTCCCAAACCTCAATTGGGGTCTCAATCCATTGTAAGACAAGCTTTTGTGCTTTTAGTCTTGTATTTAACTTTGGGTGTTGTTATCTTTTGGTTTAATAGGCATAATTTCTTGGGTAATGAAACTCACCCGGTTGTTGATGCATTGTATTTTTGTATTGTGACAATGTGCACAATTGGATACGGTGATATTATCCCTAATAGTGTGGCTACCAAGTTGTTTTCAATATTATTTGTGTTGGTCGGATTCGGTTTTATTGATATTTTGCTTAGTGGGATGGTTAGCTATGTACTTGATTTGCAGGAGAGTTATTTGTTGAGAACTGTTGAACATGAGGGTCAAAAGAAGGACTCTGCAAGATCTTATATAATTGATGTCAAAAAGGGGAGGATGAGGATAAGAATGAAGGTGGGATTGGCATTAGGAGTTGTGGTTCTTTGTATTGGAATTGGTGTTGGTGTTATGCATTTTGTTGAGAGGCTTGGGTGGTTGGATGCTTTTTATCTTTCTGTTATGTCGGTCACTACAGTTGGCTATGGGGACAGAGCATTTAAGACGTTGCCTGGTAGGATTTTTGCTGCTATTTGGTTGCTTGTTTCCACTCTGGCTGTTGCTCGAGCGTTTCTGTATTTGGCTGAGGCTAGAGTGGATAAGAGGCATAGGACAATGGCGAAGTGGGTGCTTGGACAGGACATGACTGTCTCGGAGTTTCTTGCTGCTGATATTGACAACAATGGTTTTGTGAG GTTATTATTATCAAGTGCAGTACATTGTTGCTTCTGGATGCATCTAATAGGG CAAATCCGAGTTTGTGATATACAAGCTCAAGGAGATGGGGAAGGTATCAGAAAAAGACATTATGCAGATCAGCGAGAAGTTCGATAG
- the LOC107901840 gene encoding two-pore potassium channel 3 isoform X1 has protein sequence MENDPLLLYASPRKKPTPPSPLFPLPEHNEVSLPVSLTPSELKDRLIFGPSPPPSLSPIDSSPIFDALTSSLQSPRPSSSSSSPPQDTVVNLQDPLLQPTQLNSPTPAPASWLIDPDFIWEKSNLHRSKTAPAMAVLNDVIRSSIPKPQLGSQSIVRQAFVLLVLYLTLGVVIFWFNRHNFLGNETHPVVDALYFCIVTMCTIGYGDIIPNSVATKLFSILFVLVGFGFIDILLSGMVSYVLDLQESYLLRTVEHEGQKKDSARSYIIDVKKGRMRIRMKVGLALGVVVLCIGIGVGVMHFVERLGWLDAFYLSVMSVTTVGYGDRAFKTLPGRIFAAIWLLVSTLAVARAFLYLAEARVDKRHRTMAKWVLGQDMTVSEFLAADIDNNGFVSKSEFVIYKLKEMGKVSEKDIMQISEKFDRLDAGNCGKITLADLMEHHH, from the exons ATGGAAAATGATCCTTTGCTTCTGTATGCAAGTCCCCGGAAGAAACCAACGCCGCCCTCACCTCTCTTTCCCCTCCCTGAACACAATGAAGTCTCTCTCCCTGTCTCTTTAACTCCATCTGAGCTTAAAGATAGACTCATCTTTGgtccttctcctcctccttccCTTTCTCCCATTGATTCTTCTCCCATCTTTGATGCCTTAACTTCATCTCTTCAATCCCCCcgaccttcttcttcttcttcttctcctcctcaAGACACTGTTGTAAATCTCCAAGACCCTCTTTTGCAGCCAACCCAACTTAATTCACCCACTCCAGCACCAGCTTCATGGTTAATTGACCCAGATTTCATATGGGAAAAATCCAATCTTCACAGGTCCAAAACGGCACCTGCCATGGCTGTTTTAAATGATGTCATCCGCTCTTCAATTCCCAAACCTCAATTGGGGTCTCAATCCATTGTAAGACAAGCTTTTGTGCTTTTAGTCTTGTATTTAACTTTGGGTGTTGTTATCTTTTGGTTTAATAGGCATAATTTCTTGGGTAATGAAACTCACCCGGTTGTTGATGCATTGTATTTTTGTATTGTGACAATGTGCACAATTGGATACGGTGATATTATCCCTAATAGTGTGGCTACCAAGTTGTTTTCAATATTATTTGTGTTGGTCGGATTCGGTTTTATTGATATTTTGCTTAGTGGGATGGTTAGCTATGTACTTGATTTGCAGGAGAGTTATTTGTTGAGAACTGTTGAACATGAGGGTCAAAAGAAGGACTCTGCAAGATCTTATATAATTGATGTCAAAAAGGGGAGGATGAGGATAAGAATGAAGGTGGGATTGGCATTAGGAGTTGTGGTTCTTTGTATTGGAATTGGTGTTGGTGTTATGCATTTTGTTGAGAGGCTTGGGTGGTTGGATGCTTTTTATCTTTCTGTTATGTCGGTCACTACAGTTGGCTATGGGGACAGAGCATTTAAGACGTTGCCTGGTAGGATTTTTGCTGCTATTTGGTTGCTTGTTTCCACTCTGGCTGTTGCTCGAGCGTTTCTGTATTTGGCTGAGGCTAGAGTGGATAAGAGGCATAGGACAATGGCGAAGTGGGTGCTTGGACAGGACATGACTGTCTCGGAGTTTCTTGCTGCTGATATTGACAACAATGGTTTTGTGAG CAAATCCGAGTTTGTGATATACAAGCTCAAGGAGATGGGGAAGGTATCAGAAAAAGACATTATGCAGATCAGCGAGAAGTTCGATAGGCTAGATGCTGGCAACTGTGGGAAGATAACTCTTGCAGATCTTATGGAGCATCATCATTAA
- the LOC107901840 gene encoding two-pore potassium channel 3 isoform X4 has protein sequence MENDPLLLYASPRKKPTPPSPLFPLPEHNEVSLPVSLTPSELKDRLIFGPSPPPSLSPIDSSPIFDALTSSLQSPRPSSSSSSPPQDTVVNLQDPLLQPTQLNSPTPAPASWLIDPDFIWEKSNLHRSKTAPAMAVLNDVIRSSIPKPQLGSQSIESYLLRTVEHEGQKKDSARSYIIDVKKGRMRIRMKVGLALGVVVLCIGIGVGVMHFVERLGWLDAFYLSVMSVTTVGYGDRAFKTLPGRIFAAIWLLVSTLAVARAFLYLAEARVDKRHRTMAKWVLGQDMTVSEFLAADIDNNGFVSKSEFVIYKLKEMGKVSEKDIMQISEKFDRLDAGNCGKITLADLMEHHH, from the exons ATGGAAAATGATCCTTTGCTTCTGTATGCAAGTCCCCGGAAGAAACCAACGCCGCCCTCACCTCTCTTTCCCCTCCCTGAACACAATGAAGTCTCTCTCCCTGTCTCTTTAACTCCATCTGAGCTTAAAGATAGACTCATCTTTGgtccttctcctcctccttccCTTTCTCCCATTGATTCTTCTCCCATCTTTGATGCCTTAACTTCATCTCTTCAATCCCCCcgaccttcttcttcttcttcttctcctcctcaAGACACTGTTGTAAATCTCCAAGACCCTCTTTTGCAGCCAACCCAACTTAATTCACCCACTCCAGCACCAGCTTCATGGTTAATTGACCCAGATTTCATATGGGAAAAATCCAATCTTCACAGGTCCAAAACGGCACCTGCCATGGCTGTTTTAAATGATGTCATCCGCTCTTCAATTCCCAAACCTCAATTGGGGTCTCAATCCATT GAGAGTTATTTGTTGAGAACTGTTGAACATGAGGGTCAAAAGAAGGACTCTGCAAGATCTTATATAATTGATGTCAAAAAGGGGAGGATGAGGATAAGAATGAAGGTGGGATTGGCATTAGGAGTTGTGGTTCTTTGTATTGGAATTGGTGTTGGTGTTATGCATTTTGTTGAGAGGCTTGGGTGGTTGGATGCTTTTTATCTTTCTGTTATGTCGGTCACTACAGTTGGCTATGGGGACAGAGCATTTAAGACGTTGCCTGGTAGGATTTTTGCTGCTATTTGGTTGCTTGTTTCCACTCTGGCTGTTGCTCGAGCGTTTCTGTATTTGGCTGAGGCTAGAGTGGATAAGAGGCATAGGACAATGGCGAAGTGGGTGCTTGGACAGGACATGACTGTCTCGGAGTTTCTTGCTGCTGATATTGACAACAATGGTTTTGTGAG CAAATCCGAGTTTGTGATATACAAGCTCAAGGAGATGGGGAAGGTATCAGAAAAAGACATTATGCAGATCAGCGAGAAGTTCGATAGGCTAGATGCTGGCAACTGTGGGAAGATAACTCTTGCAGATCTTATGGAGCATCATCATTAA
- the LOC107901840 gene encoding two-pore potassium channel 3 isoform X3 has translation MENDPLLLYASPRKKPTPPSPLFPLPEHNEVSLPVSLTPSELKDRLIFGPSPPPSLSPIDSSPIFDALTSSLQSPRPSSSSSSPPQDTVVNLQDPLLQPTQLNSPTPAPASWLIDPDFIWEKSNLHRSKTAPAMAVLNDVIRSSIPKPQLGSQSIVRQAFVLLVLYLTLGVVIFWFNRHNFLGNETHPVVDALYFCIVTMCTIGYGDIIPNSVATKLFSILFVLVGFGFIDILLSGMVSYVLDLQESYLLRTVEHEGQKKDSARSYIIDVKKGRMRIRMKVGLALGVVVLCIGIGVGVMHFVERLGWLDAFYLSVMSVTTVGYGDRAFKTLPGRIFAAIWLLVSTLAVARAFLYLAEARVDKRHRTMAKWVLGQDMTVSEFLAADIDNNGFVRYAVL, from the coding sequence ATGGAAAATGATCCTTTGCTTCTGTATGCAAGTCCCCGGAAGAAACCAACGCCGCCCTCACCTCTCTTTCCCCTCCCTGAACACAATGAAGTCTCTCTCCCTGTCTCTTTAACTCCATCTGAGCTTAAAGATAGACTCATCTTTGgtccttctcctcctccttccCTTTCTCCCATTGATTCTTCTCCCATCTTTGATGCCTTAACTTCATCTCTTCAATCCCCCcgaccttcttcttcttcttcttctcctcctcaAGACACTGTTGTAAATCTCCAAGACCCTCTTTTGCAGCCAACCCAACTTAATTCACCCACTCCAGCACCAGCTTCATGGTTAATTGACCCAGATTTCATATGGGAAAAATCCAATCTTCACAGGTCCAAAACGGCACCTGCCATGGCTGTTTTAAATGATGTCATCCGCTCTTCAATTCCCAAACCTCAATTGGGGTCTCAATCCATTGTAAGACAAGCTTTTGTGCTTTTAGTCTTGTATTTAACTTTGGGTGTTGTTATCTTTTGGTTTAATAGGCATAATTTCTTGGGTAATGAAACTCACCCGGTTGTTGATGCATTGTATTTTTGTATTGTGACAATGTGCACAATTGGATACGGTGATATTATCCCTAATAGTGTGGCTACCAAGTTGTTTTCAATATTATTTGTGTTGGTCGGATTCGGTTTTATTGATATTTTGCTTAGTGGGATGGTTAGCTATGTACTTGATTTGCAGGAGAGTTATTTGTTGAGAACTGTTGAACATGAGGGTCAAAAGAAGGACTCTGCAAGATCTTATATAATTGATGTCAAAAAGGGGAGGATGAGGATAAGAATGAAGGTGGGATTGGCATTAGGAGTTGTGGTTCTTTGTATTGGAATTGGTGTTGGTGTTATGCATTTTGTTGAGAGGCTTGGGTGGTTGGATGCTTTTTATCTTTCTGTTATGTCGGTCACTACAGTTGGCTATGGGGACAGAGCATTTAAGACGTTGCCTGGTAGGATTTTTGCTGCTATTTGGTTGCTTGTTTCCACTCTGGCTGTTGCTCGAGCGTTTCTGTATTTGGCTGAGGCTAGAGTGGATAAGAGGCATAGGACAATGGCGAAGTGGGTGCTTGGACAGGACATGACTGTCTCGGAGTTTCTTGCTGCTGATATTGACAACAATGGTTTTGTGAGGTATGCTGTTTTATGA